The genomic region CTATACACGCGATaaagaatatatgtataaatgtatatataagtCGATTTTTAAGAAGCAGTTAAAAACTATAAAGTGATTTAGACTTGTCATCGGTACAACAGTCTGTACATCGTCTTTATTTGCCACTGTGTTTATGGATAGAAAGTAATACCTGTAAGTAATATACCTATGAGTCAATCTTCTTTTAATTGTTACATTTAAAGGAAAGGAGTAATACAATTTTTCGTGACaacgaatgaaataaaatatggaAACATTACGATCAAATTAAGTTGGATAAATAgttctttccattttttttcttttttactaaGAAGTATTGGTTTTACATACACGAAGAtatttatacatgtatatatacacacgcacgcgcgcgcgcggatatatatatagatatatatatgtatctatGTATAGCATATATGTTTACAAGTCTCTCATTTGAGTTCACAAAACATAGCGCGTTAAGAAAGTAATCGTTCCGGCAAGTACGATGCCAGTTTCCACGTATACTAGATACCACATTTATAAATTACATCTCGTCTTGCGATAGGAACTGAAGCAGAAATTGTAAAAGTATCGAATACAAGGTACATATGCTCACCTAAAACtgcttttatatatattttttaatatatattatttacactTTGAGACCTTCCGTGCCATCATCACAAATCTCACTTTCAGCATTTCAAATTTTGTTTGTTACTTTTTGTTTGCGTTTCCTTTTCTTGTTCAAGATTCTACGGTTTTGTACACTGTTTAAAGGGGAGGCTACAGTTCGCAAGGCAAGCATCTAATCAATCATCGATGTTTCGATTATTTGTTCTTCGTAAGGTTTAAAACGCATTCTACAAAATCCTTTTATCATACATTTCTCTTAGACAACCGACTTAATTTTGATGAAAAACCATTCCTATCAGAGAGTATCGTATAAATTTTAATACTGATTTTCGTAAACCCTGtatttttttacttatttaaaACTGtatcctcctcccaaattaaaACTATACAAATTAAACTACGAGGATACATTGAATGCACAATAATGCGCCGTGTGATTCTTCGTCGTATCAAATTTCGTGAAAAGAACTTAAgaaaaaaaataacataattagGATATTCCTATTTATAACATACGTTAGTATGTTTTGCATTGTCCTTTTTCTGTTGTGGTGGGTAGCGTACTTCGAAGTCTATGGTCCATGTGTACATAAAAGCAATACATAGTGTAACCGTAGAAACATACAAGCTTTCTTTTAGCGTATGTGTCGCGACACAATAATTTTCTGTGGCGAGGAGAGTTGCTGAGACAGGAATATTATATTCACAGATTACTCCGAAGTCAAGGAAACGCTTCCGAGTCCGCGCACCTTTCTAGAACAGGATTTGGAATTCTATTTATGAAACTGATAATCTACCAAATGTAGAACCGTCAATTAGTTTCTACCTTCTATATCCGAATCGTCTCCTGTTTTCGCTTatcgctattattattaatattattattactattattatagtttCCTTGTCGTAGACAATAGATTGCGAGATCCATCTCAAATGTAGCACTCTACCGAAACTCGTTCAGGCGTACCGACAAACAACAGACATCTACTCAATATACATGCGAGCTCGCATGACTACTTTTACGATtctgaatataaatatattgtgtcgtgTATGTGTATAGACGTGTACGCTCGCGCGTGTGTCGTATGTACCGTTGAAAtctaattattttttttttcctttAATGCTCACTAGTTTAATAAAAAGGAGAATACTAGGAGACAAGGATACAATCTGTTTTTATCGAAACAAACTCATCGAATTCAAAGCGACATGCAcgaaaatttcgaaaataaataagTCGATCTACATTGGCACTTGGTTCGCAAACAatgaacgtttagcttcaatgtaACGCTTTTGACTTTGTCGATAAGACTTGTTTGTGATTACCTTGTCTCCCACACCCCGTAAATAGTAATAGTTTTGCAATGGGAGAGTAATAGTACGAATGGGGATAGCAGTAGTGTAATAAGATTAATGGTAGCAGTAGCAATTAGAATAATTAACTATCCGATCGATTCAACGATTAAACAAAAGTCGAACATTGTTGCGTATACATCTACAATCTCCGGCGAGAATTGATCATTTGCTATATTACTACTTTTATCATAtcccctccctccccctccccACACACTCCCTTACGACTCTACagttaaattttcttttctacaTCAGTCAGAAGTACAACTGTATGCTCTGTTACGACTAAAAATTCTCACAATCGACTCACACTTGATGTTGCTTTCGGTATCAGGATATGGTCATCATTAACGACTTTAATTTCTAACTAAAATTGCTCGCCCACCTCTTCTATACTAACAAAAATCTCGCTTTTTCCATACCGTTAATGAAAACTAATTTTACTTTATAGCAGACGCGAAATAAAGCTACGTCATATTGTGAAATCTGTTCATCGAACTCGAAGGAATGAAAACCTAACAGATTCTAAGATTTTATTTAGTTGgtgaacgaacgacgaacgtgCTCCTTTACAAATATCGTGAACGTTCAGAGGACGTGGTACCTATACTGTTTAACCTCTGTATAATTTCTGTATCGACTGGAGCGAGGAAAAGATTTgtgaataatagaaaatttgtGTTCGTGTTTTCTTGGTCAACTGAACACGGATTCGATCTAGATCTAAAATTAAGAAGGataggaaagagaaagagaaaaaaagagaacacCTAACTACTCAATGACGTTTGCTTGACGCCGAGATGCGACGAAAGCGATTAACGACACTTCGATAACTTATAAAATATCAACTTCAGAGCTCTAGCGAAGAGACAAGCTCGGATCTCAATGAGTTCGTAGGATCGcgaattggaaatatttatgccACACTTGCCGTATCGAACGGCACAATACGACACTATAGATTCACTGTTTCGAATATTACTTCACACCTCGTCAAAGATCTTCGCCATGCGTTTGCAAGTGCACCCTCTCCTTCACAAATTCTGTCGCAAGGCTTAGGAAGAGGGATTTGTCCATTATAAAGTCGCTTCCATTGGTCCTGCTTTTATCAAGTAAAAAgattttcttattttcaatttctatCATATAATTGtgcgtaatatatatatatataattgtgtaACCTCTGCAACATTCAATCTAGGCTGTAACAATTACTTACCTATTATTCAAAATGTAAGTTCCTCGGTGTTGTCCGAATCAGATGCTAACTCTTGGCGTAATATCTCCATACATGACTTTGGAATTAGAGTACCAACTATCTTTAAACCCTCGTCTGCGCCAACAAAGAATTTTTATAGACTTATTCTAGATATCATTAGGCTTGTAAAGGTAAAACATCTTACCAGTTCGTAAGCGCACAACTTGCATTTTCGTGTTGTGACCAGAACGTGTCGCCAAAATGCTTTCCACGCGACTCCAAACGCTCAATACCGAACCCGACAAAACATTGTAGGATCGTCTTCGAAGCCCCACCTCACAGTCCATACCAAGCGTTGCATTTTTACAATTGCCGCGCCAGTAAGCATGAGAACATGTGTCAACCGATGCATCATACTGTTGTGACCAATGAGGCTCTGCTTCGTCCGAAGATACTTTTTTGTATTTCTTCTCTAATTCGCCTAGAGTTTCTTGTCGAAGTTGCAGTCCCGTATTGGGTCTTTTACACAAagttatatattatttgaaaGTTTCTACGTGATCGACCAATAATTTCTAGAATATACGGTAACAATACCTGTAAACCATGTATAGGTAGTCTTTCTTGCTCTCGGACTTCTTTTTGCCTGTATCCACGGCGACTGCGAGAATGGCCGTCTGCTTTCCATTACGAATTTGATGACTTAAATAAAATCCTTCCTTAGACCCTGTCAATTCTGAACATTTGTCCATAGCCTCGGCCCAGCTCATACCACGTTCCACGTGAACCACGTGGAGCTCAGTTGGTGCTTTTCCTGTCGCGTGTTTCCTTACAAAACGGAACAGTTTGACTCGTTTTACGTTCTCGCCTGCGGTACCCAAGTCAAGGATACCCATGTCGAATCGTCCAGTTTTCTTCGCTTGAGTCACGATCGCGTTTAAAGTATCGGTGAAATACTTGAACAAACGATTCTGCAAATCGACTGGCATACCCAATATACGATTCAAGAACTTCGACATATTGTTGTAATCCTTGTCCAATGTGAGCACACCGGGCGAGCTTTCACTGTTGCAGATCAAACCGACGCCCACCAACGCGTCCGCTACGTCTTTGAAGAAGTCGCCATGATAATCTTGAGGCGGTGGTACAAGCGGTGGTTCATACCTATTTAAATGGTTCAGAAAAAGTTGCATTTAGTACagtaaaattattgttattattaccgtTACTATATAGTAATTTGTAGTCGCGTCATTCACAATTGAGGTAATTAAAGGTAATAGAAAAATACAAACTTCATAATAGTTCTCATTGTCGCTTCAAGAGCTGCACGACCATATTTGTTGTCGATATTAAATTGTGAGAGATCTCTCGTTTCCGTAGCACGCCGATCTCCGTGTGTGAGAGCGCCAAGGCTTTCAAGTCGCTTCGCAACAATCGATGCGAATCTTCTTTCTCCTGCCAAGTCCGAGATGAGGAATATGTATTCGGGTGCGTTGACCTGATTCGAACGATGCGTACGTCCAAACTGCTGTATGGCTCTGTCGGCGCTCCATGGTAATTCGAGCGTAATATGTACTCGTCGCATTTGGTTCCTTGCTCGCCTATCACTCTGCAATGATATACCGCTACTGGCCGCTTCCGAAATAATGGCAACTGTTTTCTCACCGTCCATAAACCTGTTTCACAGAAACAAGTTAAACCACTTTGCTTTCTTTTTAACCTCGTCCCTTGCAATACTAGACTACTACGCACCTTTGCTTTTCAGTTAAATTCAGTGTTTCCAAAGGGACATCGACCTCGGATCTAGATTCATACTGAATAGTACCGTCTTCCGTTTGAACAACGCGCCCTTTCCTACCAGTCATTTCAGCCACATTCTCAGGGCCGCCAAATTCATCGATCAGTTGATCTAACGTATTAGGTGGTAGTCGTTCTCCAAGATCCTCAATCTGCGACAATAATTCTTTCTTCATGCTGTAAGCACGTTCCACAGCGTCTCTAGATGGTGCCCGATTGCGAACCGCAGCATTTCCTCCAACACCTGCTCCATATCCTACATATTAATCATAATATTATCTTGATTTAGGTAATCATTTCATAAAGTGTAGTACCTGGTCGTTTTTTGACTGGTTTCTTCTGCTTCTTGCCGCCTTTCTTTTTTCGTCTGTCACCAGAATCTACGAAACGTGTGTAAATGATACATAAATGATCAACAAAAAGACTAATCTTTTGATGCTGTACAAAATGCCTATTTTAACAAAACTTACCAGAATCAGATTCGGTATAATTGAAGGTAGAATCGGAGCTAATATTACTCTCCTCTTCGGTTCTATGGTCATCTTCGCTCTCACTTCCGCTTTGCTTGTACTCCGAGCCAGAACTATGACCACCGTTCCTTTCATCATCGGTAAAATCGTCATCGGACGGGAACGTGCGAACTCTCTTCGAAGCTCGTTGGGCCGCTTGTCTGACCGGTTTCCTCTTACTACCGCCGGCCGAACCACCTGCATCCATGTCATCGAGATCATCTAGCCTCTGCATCTTAGAAGGCTCGATGCCCAAAACTCGGTGTATGTGATTACGGTCCGATGCAGGAAAATGTTTCTCAACTAATGTCTGGAGAACTCCCCTGAAAGATTATAGTACGGGAATTATAGATTCATTTTATTCGCTTTTTATGGCCCAGTTCTTTAGCCTTTTCCGTCAAAGTCACTCACTTTGCAGTAGACACAAAATCACTAAGTTCACCATCGTCTCGCTCTAATTGTTCCAAGGTGCGAGCTTCGCCTGTAGATTGCAAACCAATTACCACGCATTTACCACACTTAACAGCTTCTCGAGCGACCGCGACAGCGTGCTTCACTTTTGCGGCAATAcataaatatttgaagaaaCGCTGATGCGATGACCAAAATTGACCCCACATAGTCTTTTTCATACGATTCTCAGCATCCAATAATTCTGCCGATTCTTGAAACCTTTGCATTGCTTCAACCCACTAATACAAAATTTTCGTATTAATGCTCAATCGCTGTACAACTATACAAGAGCGGTCTAGTTGTTCAATACCCACCAAATAAACGGAACGGTCGTATACTTCAGTGAATTCTTTGGATAGCGGT from Megalopta genalis isolate 19385.01 chromosome 3, iyMegGena1_principal, whole genome shotgun sequence harbors:
- the sno gene encoding protein strawberry notch isoform X2; amino-acid sequence: MSSKRDKDAMNEDSSSDEDEDPDNMGVPGGGKDLATATGIANIKDEKPADAPSNIMIKGQGGINMLNQKFGNKIPGGLVTKTASPGYEMVRVGGSQGAPPDFVSASQLSQLGQLAAAGPYGFPPGLATLAGFNPAAFFPPSMDMSLMSGFMGMPGMNMGVNPLVQLLNQNGLHPNWPAGLSGKAMSQLWMNSADPTKMNIQPTLPEEEEVDDEDMGVAETYADYMPTKLKLGRKHPDPVVETASLSSVEPTDVWYKVSIPEDSIRTGALSALQLESITYASQQHEHLLPDGTRAGFLIGDGAGVGKGRTIAGIIFENYLKGRKRAIWVSVSNDLKYDAERDLNDIGASKIEVHALNKFKYAKISSAVNGNVKKGVIFSTYSALIGESSQSGGKYKSRLKQLLQWCGEDFDGLIIFDECHRAKNLCPTGSSKPTKTGLTVLELQNKLPKARVVYASATGASEPRNMAYMVRLGIWGEGTPFPEFNDFITAVEKRGVGTMEIVAMDMKLRGMYIARQLSFHGVAFKIEEVPLSKEFTEVYDRSVYLWVEAMQRFQESAELLDAENRMKKTMWGQFWSSHQRFFKYLCIAAKVKHAVAVAREAVKCGKCVVIGLQSTGEARTLEQLERDDGELSDFVSTAKGVLQTLVEKHFPASDRNHIHRVLGIEPSKMQRLDDLDDMDAGGSAGGSKRKPVRQAAQRASKRVRTFPSDDDFTDDERNGGHSSGSEYKQSGSESEDDHRTEEESNISSDSTFNYTESDSDSGDRRKKKGGKKQKKPVKKRPGVGGNAAVRNRAPSRDAVERAYSMKKELLSQIEDLGERLPPNTLDQLIDEFGGPENVAEMTGRKGRVVQTEDGTIQYESRSEVDVPLETLNLTEKQRFMDGEKTVAIISEAASSGISLQSDRRARNQMRRVHITLELPWSADRAIQQFGRTHRSNQVNAPEYIFLISDLAGERRFASIVAKRLESLGALTHGDRRATETRDLSQFNIDNKYGRAALEATMRTIMKYEPPLVPPPQDYHGDFFKDVADALVGVGLICNSESSPGVLTLDKDYNNMSKFLNRILGMPVDLQNRLFKYFTDTLNAIVTQAKKTGRFDMGILDLGTAGENVKRVKLFRFVRKHATGKAPTELHVVHVERGMSWAEAMDKCSELTGSKEGFYLSHQIRNGKQTAILAVAVDTGKKKSESKKDYLYMVYRPNTGLQLRQETLGELEKKYKKVSSDEAEPHWSQQYDASVDTCSHAYWRGNCKNATLGMDCEVGLRRRSYNVLSGSVLSVWSRVESILATRSGHNTKMQVVRLRTDEGLKIVGTLIPKSCMEILRQELASDSDNTEELTF
- the sno gene encoding protein strawberry notch isoform X1, whose translation is MSSKRDKDAMNEDSSSDEDEDPDNMGVPGGGKDLATATGIANIKDEKPADAPSNIMIKGQGGINMLNQKFGNKIPGGLVTKTASPGYEMVRVGGSQGAPPDFVSASQLSQLGQLAAAGPYGFPPGLATLAGFNPAAFFPPSMDMSLMSGFMGMPGMNMGVNPLVQLLNQNGLHPNWPAGLSGKAMSQLWMNSADPTKMNIQPTLPEEEEVDDEDMGVAETYADYMPTKLKLGRKHPDPVVETASLSSVEPTDVWYKVSIPEDSIRTGALSALQLESITYASQQHEHLLPDGTRAGFLIGDGAGVGKGRTIAGIIFENYLKGRKRAIWVSVSNDLKYDAERDLNDIGASKIEVHALNKFKYAKISSAVNGNVKKGVIFSTYSALIGESSQSGGKYKSRLKQLLQWCGEDFDGLIIFDECHRAKNLCPTGSSKPTKTGLTVLELQNKLPKARVVYASATGASEPRNMAYMVRLGIWGEGTPFPEFNDFITAVEKRGVGTMEIVAMDMKLRGMYIARQLSFHGVAFKIEEVPLSKEFTEVYDRSVYLWVEAMQRFQESAELLDAENRMKKTMWGQFWSSHQRFFKYLCIAAKVKHAVAVAREAVKCGKCVVIGLQSTGEARTLEQLERDDGELSDFVSTAKGVLQTLVEKHFPASDRNHIHRVLGIEPSKMQRLDDLDDMDAGGSAGGSKRKPVRQAAQRASKRVRTFPSDDDFTDDERNGGHSSGSEYKQSGSESEDDHRTEEESNISSDSTFNYTESDSDSGDRRKKKGGKKQKKPVKKRPGYGAGVGGNAAVRNRAPSRDAVERAYSMKKELLSQIEDLGERLPPNTLDQLIDEFGGPENVAEMTGRKGRVVQTEDGTIQYESRSEVDVPLETLNLTEKQRFMDGEKTVAIISEAASSGISLQSDRRARNQMRRVHITLELPWSADRAIQQFGRTHRSNQVNAPEYIFLISDLAGERRFASIVAKRLESLGALTHGDRRATETRDLSQFNIDNKYGRAALEATMRTIMKYEPPLVPPPQDYHGDFFKDVADALVGVGLICNSESSPGVLTLDKDYNNMSKFLNRILGMPVDLQNRLFKYFTDTLNAIVTQAKKTGRFDMGILDLGTAGENVKRVKLFRFVRKHATGKAPTELHVVHVERGMSWAEAMDKCSELTGSKEGFYLSHQIRNGKQTAILAVAVDTGKKKSESKKDYLYMVYRPNTGLQLRQETLGELEKKYKKVSSDEAEPHWSQQYDASVDTCSHAYWRGNCKNATLGMDCEVGLRRRSYNVLSGSVLSVWSRVESILATRSGHNTKMQVVRLRTDEGLKIVGTLIPKSCMEILRQELASDSDNTEELTF